GGCGAAATCGGCGAAGCCGCAGGCCACTCGACGCAGGCCAGCGTCGAGATTCCGCTCGGCATCTTCACCGGCATCGAGACGACCGACGACAACCGAGACACCCTGCTCTCGCTCACGGAAGAAGCGGTCAAGCGAAAACTGTTCGACGCGATGGGCGTCGAGAGCGGCGAAGGCGGAAACGGAAATTAACAGTCGATACTGTTAGGCTACTACTTCTGCGTCCTCTTCGTTCTCTGGCTGCTGCAGTCGTTCGATAATATCGTTGATGAGAACTACGTCGCCGACAGCGCGAACCCAACGGTAGGGAATCATCACGCCTTGGCCACCCTCTGTGACGTTCGTAAATAGTTCGCTGTTGAGTTCGCCCAGTGCAAGTCCGGTCACGGCGCACGCATCGACGTTCAGTCGTACGTCCTCGATTTCCCCCACGAACACGCCGTTGTTGGAGTACACCTCCCGTCCGACTAAGGTAGTTATCTCCTGCGGTGTTCCGTCCATGTTAAAACTGATTGTGCGGGGTGGGTATTAACTTTTGGTAGAACGCTCCAAAACGATGGTATTCGGTGTTCGGTTGGAAGCTCGCCGAAGCACGAACCCTTACGATTCTCCGTTCGCGGTCGGATACACCGTCTGTTCGATGAGCGACTTCACACCGCGCCGAAACAGTTGCGACGCGGAGTTCGGAGACACGTCGAGGTGGTCCCCGAGTTCCGAGAGCGACGCCTCGCGCGGAATCTTGAGATACCCCGTATCGATTGTCGCGACGAGTAGCTCTCGCTGACGGTCGGTGAGTCCGGGGAAGCCAGTCGAGTGCTCGCTGGTCGCTTCCGTCTGGAGTCGCCGCACTTCGATGTCGAAGTCGTGTTCGCGACAGAAGTCCCGGAACTGCTCGAACGACTGCCACTGCGGGAAGACGACGCGGAACTGCCACTTCGAGGCAGTCACGGTCAGCTTTCGAACGAGAGCATCTTCCTCGACCAGCAGTGGGTAGAGGTACGGTAGCTCATCGTCCTCGGCCAGTTGGAGCCGAAACAGGTCTCGTTCGTCCGTCTCGGTCAGCCGACGGCTCGTCGAGACAGTCGGGTCGTCGTCGAGCGCGGCTCCGAACGCGTCGATGTCGCCGTCGGCCCAGAGGAGTGTCTGTACTCGACCGTCGTCTACGACGTCGGAACGTTCCCACGTGAGTCGCGTCTCCGGAGTCTCTGCGAGTGTCCTCCGGAGCGCGGGATGGTTCACGTCGAACTCGGCGAGTATCATAGTCATGGTGGGCTATGGAGACCGGGACTCCGAGTTACTCCCGAGCGGGGGAGCCCCGTTTGTACTCTTACTGAGTCCTGAATAAGGAAACACGGCAGGGCTGTCTCTACAAGAGATTTAAGTCAGAATTGAAGGTTAGTTGTCATATGGTCTCCGAGAGAAGGACGTTGCGAAGCACTCGCTCGTTCCCGCGTCGGAGTCTGTCGGAGAACGCCTGCTGGGAAATGTCGAGTTCGCCGGCTAGCTCTTCCATCGACACGTCGCGTGGCGTGTCGAAGTATCCGCGCCTGAGTGCGAGGACGAGGGCTTCTCGTTGCTCCGAAGTGAGGTCGAACGATCGCCCCCGAATACTCTCTTCGGTGAGCGAGTAGACTCGCTCGATGTGGATGGAGATGTCGTGGTCGGTGCAGTAGTTGTAGAACTCTGCGACGCGCTCGTGGTCGAGGAATCGCACGTGGAACGTCCACTCGGAGTTACCGCTCGCCACGAGTACCGTCCCCTCGGTTTTGACGATGCCCTGTACCAAGTCCTCGTAGTTGCCGGTCCAATCGACGCGGTAGAGGACGCGCTCACCGACGCTGTCGAGCGCGGTGAGGTTCTCGATGTAGTCGCTGTCTCGGACCCCGCGTTCGAGCTGTTCGACGTCACCCCCCCGAACCCAGAAGAACGGCATGACCGATTTCGGCGTCGGAACGACGCGTTCGAGTTCGATGTACATCCCCTCTTGTTCACCCAGCGACCGGCCGAGTGCGAACGAATCCGCAGTCACAGTAAATTCGACGACGACGCTCATTCGTGTCGTCGTATGTGCTCCACCAAAGTATACTATCCGCTGTTACTTCGTCCGGCAAAGGGTTCGAATCACGGCTTCTCGGGTTGATTCAGTACGGATAGCCGACACGCGTATTATAAACGTCGGGACAGAACAGCCAGTTTGGGGGCAGTGATGTGGGATGCCAGCCCAGGATGACAACCATGCGCCAATGCGCATCATGATAATGGGGAACATACTACAAAAACCTGTCTGTGGCCGCGAATAATACGAGATTCAGGGCTGACATCTAGTCGAGTTCGTCGGCGACCGCTCCGAATCGACTCACAGCTTCCTGCATGTTCTGACTCTCCTGGCAGACGCCGACCCGGAATTTCTCGGGGTCGTCGAAGAAGCGACCGGGAGAGACGAGCGTGTCTGCCTCCCAAGCCGCCGCAGTGACTTCGTCGCCGTCGGCCGAGTCGTGGGCGAGGAACGCGAACGGACACGAGTCGGCGACGTAGCCCGAAACGTCCTCGCGAGTAGCGACGAGCTCCGCGAGCAGGTCGTGGTTCGCCCGAATTCGGTCCCGCGACTCTGCCGCCAACTCCGAGGCGTGAGCGAGCGCGCGACGCGCAAGTCGGCGACTCGGTTCCGCAACTGCGGGGACGTGATACTTGACCTGCTGGGCGCGCTCCACGAACTCCTCGTCGGCGATTAGCCAGCCGAGTCGCACGCCCCCGAAGCCGAAGAACTTCGTCAGGGAGTTCGTGACGACCGTGTACGGCAGACTCGCGGCCGTCGGTCCGCCAAACGCGCCTTCGACCGGTTTTGCACCGAACGGTGCGTACACCTCGTCCACGAGCAGTCGCGCGTCGGCGTCGGCGACGGTTCGGGCGACTTCCGACAGCGTCTCGCGACTCACTCGGCGACCCGAGGGATTGTGGCGGTTCGTCACCGTAACGCACGTCGTGTCGGCCGTCATCGCCCCTTCGACTCTCCCGGGGTCGAGTGCGTAGTCGTCTTCGGTGGGTCGCCGGAAGCGGTCCACAGTTGCGCCGAGTCCCGCGGGCGTCGCAGTCAGCGGTTCGTAGCCCGGTTTCTCGACCAGCACGCGGTCGGTGGCCGTTGCTGCGCTCTCTTCGTCACTGCCAGCAGTTGCGTCGCCTTCGTCCTCGGACGGGTCGCGGAGCGTCGCCGCCACCGCGAGGAAGTTCGCGTGCGTCGCCCCTGCGGTCACGAGGACGTTCTCGGGAGCTACGTCGTACGCGTCCGCGAGGAGGGCTTCCACCGTCACGTCTTCGGGCGGTGCCGGAAGGCCAGCCAGTGCCGGGGGAACGACTTCGTCGGGTCCGGGCGGCGTGCGACGGAGGTCGCTCGACCCTAAGTCGAACTCGGCGCGCTCCGGACGGCCGGTAATCCAGTCGAGATACTCGATGTCGGGGAACACGCCGGGGAGTACGGCGAGGAGGGAATTAATCTTCGGGAAGCGGACGCGAGTCGAAAACTAGTCCGAATCCTCGGCTACTGAAGCGCTTCGGTCGTGTTCCACGCGTTCGCCGCCAGTTCCTCGAACTCCGATTCTGCCCTCTCAGCCAGCGGGATGGTCCCGTGATAGGGGTCGGGATTGTCGTCCAGACCCGCGACCGTCCGAATCGCGTCGGCGAGCGACTCGTAGTTGTCGCCGACGACGTCCTGAACCAGCGTCGGCATGCCCGCCCGCTCACAGAGTTCGCGGGCGGCCTCGCGGCCGACCCAAACTTGCTGTTCGTCTCTGTCCACGAACACCATCGCAAACGGCGTCTCGCCGAACTGCGCGCGGAGGAAGTTTTGAGCAGACTCGTCTTCCCACGCGATTGCTCCGATTCCTTTCAGTCGTCGGAGCGCGGAGGCGGCCGCCGAGCAGAACGGACACTCCCCGTCGTAGACGAGGACAGCGTGGTAGTCGCTCATGGTCGGAAACTCGACTGCCGAAAAGTTAGGACTAGCGTTTCGACCGACCCGGTGGCTCGTCGTGTTCCGCGCGATGGTCCAACATTTCCTCGTACTGGCACGCTCGGATGTGGAGGTCCGAGCGTGGTTTGGCGGTACAGGGCAGAATCATGTCCTCTTCTTCGTCTACGTCGTAGTATCGCTTCGCGTGACTTTGGTCCACCTCGCCCGCCAGCAACTCTGCGGCGCAGGTCGTACACCAGCCTTGCTGGCAGTCGGCGGGCAGCCAGAGACCTGCCTCGCGGGCCGCCGCGAGGACGTACTCGTCGGCGGCGACTTCAATTTCCACTGTCTCGCCCGCTCGCTCCACGTCGCAGTCTTCGGGCACTTCGATGGTGACTGCGTAGCTACTCACGACTCGATTTCGGGACCGCGAAAGAATGAGGCTGTCGGCGGTCGAGTGGTCGAGAGACCGCCAGTTACGCGGAGTCGTTCATGCGGTTGTTCGTGGAGTACGGTGCCTCGCCGGGTTCGCCGCGGACGAAGTGGCCCGCCGGATTGGCCTCACCGTCGCGCTCTCTGCTGAGGAGTTCGATGAACCACGCTTCGTGGTCCACTTCCTCGTTGTAGATGCGCGCCGCCATGTCGTAGGTGCGTGGGTCGCAATCGCGGGTCATGTCGCAGACCTCCGCCCACGTCCGAATCGCACAGCGTTCGGCCTCCAACAGCGTTTCGAGGATGTTCTCCGGCGTCGGGTCGTCGGGCAGATACGCGTCCGGACAGGACGCCCGGTCGGCGAAGTCCCGGATGTCGTTCGGGAGCGACCCGCCGAGTTCGAAGACGCGCGGCATCACGAGTTCGAAGTGCGCGCGGTCCTCCAGTCGCGCGTCCTCCGTGATTTCCTTGTAATCTTCCTCCCCAGCGAGGAAGCAACGCAGGTTCGTGTAGTAGTAGTACGTCGTGAACTCCGCGCCGATGGCGTCGATGAGTTTCTCTCGAATCGCTTCCGGGTCCCCACCGCGCTCGCGGACGACTTCTGCGCCGACTCGCTTGCTGGTGTCTCCGGGCGCGACGCTACCGCTTCCGTGTGGCTTGTCACTAGACATTGTTTCCCCCGGGAGACGAACTACTTACGATACCATAAAAATTTCTTCCGAACGGAGACCATTCATTTTCGTAGCCAAAATGATTGGTGGTATTATCCGCTGGAAGAAGTCGTCTCGGACGCCACCTCGACGGTGAGTTCTCGGGCGTCGAGTGGTGACAGGAAGTTGAACGAGTACTGGTCTGTGTCACCACTTTCGTGGTCACCGCAAGGCTCACTCCACTCGCGCTGTTCTCCTGCTGGGACAGGAACTACCATCGGGTTCGGATAGTACGTCGGACGTGTCTGGTTCAGCACCCCGCGGAAGGTCGCGTCGGACTCGCCGACGTTCTCGACAGTGACCGAAACGTCGAACACCTCCTCGGCACCGACCGACTCGGGTGCGTCGAGCGAGACGAGTTCGAACTCCGGCGGGGCGTCTGCGAGTTTCGAGAGGGCGTCCGAAGACAGGGGCTTCGAGACCGACTCGCCTCCCGTTTCGTAGACCAGTTCGACGGAGTCTGCGTCGAGCGAATTCGGCACTTCGAAGGCTATCCACCCGGTTTCGCGCACGTCGGGGTCGTAGGGTGGATTCGGACTGTGGACCATCCGCGGCCCGGACACGGGACCGGGTTTCTGTGTTCCATCGACTCGTACGTCGTCCACGACTAGTTCGAAGGCGTCCACTGTCGGTGGGAGGGCGTCAGACGACGAAGGCGTCACGTCGGCGAAGACGAACTGTCTCTCGTCTGGCGAGGCCACCTTCATGGAGTCGGGCGTGTTGAGATAGAGCAGCGACGACTGGACGCGGACGCCTTCGACCGAGAGAGCTTGTCCGGCCGTGGTCGTCTCGGTGTCTGTCGGTCGCTGTTCGGTCTTCGGTTCGTCCGTCGTGGTCGAATCGGTCGTCGTATCGACCGTCGTGCCGCCGGGCGTGTCGGCACCCGACTGACCGAGACAGCCAGTGAAACCTGCGACTGCGAGCGCACTGCCGGTTCGCAGGAGGGAACGGCGACTTCGGGGACTCGTCATCATATTTTAATTTTCCGACAGGAGCAATAAGTTTTGTGTCCTCGTGGAGAGGTCAGCGGTCGCTCCGGTCTCGCGTTCCCGTCACTCGTTCACTTTCGCTCCGCGGCGAAAGTCGTTCAAGGACCCCGCCCTACCGAGCAGTCGTGGACGAGACTATCGAGTGGCTTCGGGGCAGAAGCTACTACGCTGGGCAGGTCGAGGCCCACGAGACGCTCGCCGGGCGGAACGGGACCTTCCGGGACGTTGACCTCGATCCTCGCTTGGAGAGCGCCTTCGAAGACCGGGGCATCGAGCGCCTCTACAGCCATCAGGCCGAGGCCATCGAGGCGGTGCGCGACGGCGAGAACGTGGTACTGGCGACGCCGACGGCGAGCGGGAAGAGTCTGGCGTACACCGTCCCCGCGGTCGAGCGCGCGATGGACCACGGCGGTCGCACCCTCTACGTCGCGCCGCAGAACGCACTCATCAACGACCAAGAGGAGACGCTGTCCGAACTCGAACGAGATTTGGGCTTCGGCAGTCGCGTCTCCGTCGCGCAGTACACCGGCCGACTCGACAAGGCCGAGAAGCGCGCAGTCCGCGACCGGCAACCGACAGTCGTCCTGACGAACCCGGAGATGCTCCACTACGCTCTCCTTCCCTACTCCTATCGACTCTGGGACTGGTTCTTCAAAGGTCTCGAAACGGTCGTACTGGACGAAGTTCACGAGTATCGAGGTGTCTTTGGGAGCCACGTCTCGCTGTTGTTGCGCAGATTGCGCCGCGTCTGCGAGCGATACGACGCGGACCCGGAGTTCGTCTGTTGCTCGGCGACCATCGGCAACCCCGTCGAACACGCCGCGAGCGTGACTGGCTGTACGGAGTCGTCGTTCCGCCTCGTGAGCGACGACCAGAGCGAGACGGGCGACACGCACTGGTTGCTGTGGAATCCGCCGGAGTACGAGGACCCCGAGGCTGGCGGCGCGCGCAGGCGCTCCAATCACAGCGAGGCCAAGCAGTTGTTCGCCGACCTCGTCTCGAAGGGGTACCAGACGCTGACCTTCACTCGCGCCCGACAGGCCGCGGAGCGATACGCGATGGAGAGCGCCGACAGACTCAGAGAGCGCGGGCAGAAGGACCTCGCGAACGAGGTGACCGCGTATCAAGCGTCACTGGGCGACGACCGGCGCGGCGAAATCGAGGACGGCCTGCACGACGGGAGCGTCAGCGGTGTGTGGTCCACGAACGCGCTGGAACTCGGCGTGGACATCGGTGGTTTGGATGCGGTCCTGCTCGACGGCTACCCCGGTACGCGAATGGCCGCCTTCCAGCAGGCCGGACGCGCGGGGCGCGGCGACGACGCCAGTTTGGTCGTCATGGTCGCCGGAGAAGACCAACTCGACCAGTATCTGATGGGGAATCCGGACGACTTCTTCGCCGGGAATCCGGAGCGTGCCGTCGTCAATCCCGAGAACGACCAACTCGTGCCCGACCACGTGCGCTCCGCGGCACAGGAAACGTGGCTCAAACCCGACGACGACCGCTTCTTCGGCGAGGAGTTCCCGGACCTCGTGGCAGACCTCGAATCTGCGGGCGAACTCGAACGCCGCGACACGGCCGAGGGCGTGCGCTGGACCTACGACGGCGGCGGAAGCCCCCAACACGAGATGAGTCTGCGGAGCATCGACGACCGCGAGGTGAATCTGGTAGACCGGCGCAACGGAGAGACTATTGCGACGCTCGCCTTCGACGACGCCCTCAAGGACGCCCATCCGGGCGCGATTTACTACCACCAAGGGCAGGCTTACGAAGTGGTCGATTTAGACCTCGGGAAGGAAATTGCGGAACTCTCGCCGACGTGGGCCGACTACTACACGAAGGTCCTCCACGAGAAGACGATTACAGTCGAGGAAGATTTGCGGGAAAAAGAACTGCTCGTCCGGCCGGACGTTCCGGTCAGATTCGCGGAGGTGACGATGCGCAAGCAAATTACGGGCTTCGAACGCATCGATAGAGCGAGCGGCGAGACGCTCGGGGAAGGAACAGTTGACCTCCCGGAGACCACGCTCACGACCAAGGCGCTCTACTTCACCGTCCCGAACGACGTGGAGCAGACGATGCGCGAGGACGGCGACTTCAACGGCGGCATCCACGCCGCCGAACACGGGATGATTTCGCTGTTCCCGCTCGAACTGCTCTGTGACCGGGGCGACATCGGCGGCCTCTCGACGCCGATGCACCCCCATACCGGGAAGAGTACCATCTTCATCTACGACGGGTATCCGGGCGGCGTCGGCCTGACGAGGGAAGGCTACGAGTCCGTCGAGGACCTCATGATGCAGACTGCCCGGATGATTGCGGCCTGCGACTGCGGGGCGGTCGGTGGTTGTCCGGCCTGCGTGCAGTCGCCCCACTGCGGCAACGCGAACGACCCGCTCGACAAGGTGCAGGCCCAATACTTGTTGGAGCAGTTGACTGGCATCGACGCTGAGGAGTGACGGAGAGGACGGTTGATTTTGGGGCTGTGACGGCCAACTGACTTTGGAACCGTGACAGCCAGTGAATCAAACACAGGTGGGAATGAAAGGGGCTGGACGCTCGCGTTTATGTAGTCGTCTCAGCGACCCCTATCGGTGTCGGGCGTTGCGGAGAGACACCGATATGTCGCTGAGCGACCGCGAGCGTCCGGGGGCTTTCGTAGAAGAAACGTTAGGTGTGTTAACTGCTACGGACCAACGACAAACGCAGTGACGGTAGCTACTCCCGAAACCAATGAGAAACCGCCCAGCACCGCGACCGCATCGCGACAGCCACACCCTCCCCAACCGACTGCGCTACTCGATTCGGAAAACCGCGGCATGCCGCTGTTTTCCAGCTGCATTGCTCGTCCCTCGCGCAGTTCGGTGCGACACGAGGTCGCACCAGCGCGCGCCGACTGTTTGATTCAGAATTACGAGACACCTCGGTTCCGTACCTAGAACTAAGTCCCCCGACCAGAAACCCCGCGACAAGATGAGCGACGGCGAGGACATCGACAAAGTGCGCGAACGCAAAAAGCGCGCGCTCATGCAGGAGAACGGACTCGGCGCGCCGCCCGCTCCCGTCTACGTAGATGGCTCACAGAACTTCAGGAAGACGGTCAACGCTCACGAAGTCGTGCTGATTCACTACTACGCGGGGCGCGGCGCAGGCCAGCGACTCCATCCAGTCGTCGAGTCCGTCGCACGCGAGACGTTCGCGGCAGTAGCGAAGGTGAACGTCGTTCGACTCCAGAAGTTGGCGCTCGAACAGGGCGTCGAGGGAACCCCGACGTTCGACCTGTTCGTGGACGGCGAGCGAGTCGAACGCGAAGAAGGTGCGCTCGATAAAGAAGAACTGACGGCTCTCGTCAGGGAATACGCCGAATAACCATCTGGTTCGTTCCGGAAATTCACCCTGCCGAGCGACGCTTACCGCAACACCTTTTAGGCCAGCCTAATTTGGATTAGGCAAGCCTAAATCATGGCCGCTACGCTCCCCACTCTCCGCGAGAAACTCGACAAATTGACCGCAGAAGACGGCGACTTCGCGGTCGCTTGCGCTGACACGGGCGACTCTCCGGTGCCACTGACCGGCACACGATTCGAAAGCGAGGACGACGCCCAGAAGGCGGCGGAACTCGCACACGCCTACCGCGAGCAACTCCGCGAGACCGACCCAGACCTCCCCGAGCGGAGCCTCACCGTCTACGAGACGGCGAGCGACCCCATCACGCTCGTCTCGACGCGGGAACCCGCCGACGGACGCCGCGAGAACGGACTGCCGCGCTCCTCGCGGTCGGTGACGCTGTCCGGCGACGACGAACACGAATGGCTTCGGATGGACAACGCACCGCTCGTCCACGTCAGCCACGACGGCGACCCACTGGACGACGCCGCTATCGAGCGGCAACTGGACGCCAAGCTATGAGCGTCGAACTTCGCACCCACGCGGCTATCGAGCGCGCGACGGCAGAGCGCGAACGCGTCGAGGAGAAGGCCGCGGCGTTTCGACAGTTCGACGAGCGAGTGCAGGCAGTGTCGGCGACTGGCGGGGCCTCGACTGGCGGAGTGAGCGCGAACGCGACCGTATCGAACGCAGTCACACCGAGCGGTGCTCAGCAGTCGCCGGTGGGCACTACGCTCTCGGTCGGGAGTAGTTCACGTTCGAGCACCGACGCGACCGACACCGTTCGGGAGGCGTTCGCGGCAACTATCCTCCCCTACGCCGAAGTCGAAACGACGCAGAACGCACTGGCAGACGAACTCTCGACGGACCTCGCTGCCGCGCTCTCGCCCGCGGCAGGCGGGTTCGCGCCCGGACTGAAGAAGCAACTGCTCGCGCGCGTCTCCGAGCGCCGACGCGAGTGTCAGTTGCTCTCGGACGCTATCGAGACCGAGCGCGAGCGACTGGAGCCGATAGCTGAGGAACTCGACGCGATTACGTCGTGGGTCGCCGAGGCGGACGAGACGCCGTTGCTCCAACTCGGGTTCGAAGAACTACGGAGTCGTCACGACCACCTCGACGCCCACCGCGAGACGTGCGAGGAACTAGCCCACGAGCGACAGACTGCGATTCGTGGCACGCGAAACGACGGCCTGACTGGTATCCGCCAGCGCGAACTGCTCGACTTGCTGTACGAGGACTTCGCGGACGACAACCCCGTACTGGCGGACATCGCGCGACTCGACGACCTGCTCGCTGAGTGCCAGCGGGCGGTGCGGCGGCACCTCTGCGCCCGCGTCTGATTTTCCCCCTCGCTGCCCACCGCGAACCTGTCCCCTACCTACTGCGAATCTTCCGACGCAGGTCCGGAATCAGGTCTAGCGAACTGTTCGCGTCGCCCAAGACGAGTAGCGAGTGGTAGCGAAGATACGTCTGCACCGGAACCAGCACGATAGCCAACACTGCCAGCAGCGTGACTACGTACCCGACCAACAGCAGTCCGGCAACTGCCAGCGCCAGCGAGTTCGAGAAGAGCGCTTCGATACCACCGACCGCAGGGAGGAACACGACGCCGAACACGGCGAGCGGTGCGAACAACACCGCGCCGACGACGCCCCCGACTATCGAAGCGAGCAGGCCGACCGCCATCGAGAGGACGAACCGGACCAAGACGTAGACGCCGAACTGTCGCCACTGCTCTCTCAGCGTCCGCCAGAACGTTCGCCACCCGTCGAGGACCCCGGCGTTCCGCTGAATCATCGTCGGCACGACGAAGTTCGTGGTGAACCCGTCTACGAGGGCGACGAAGAACCCGAGGAGGACTAACAGCGGGGCGAGTACAGCCAGTGTCAACAGTGACACGCGAAACGGGCCGCCGCCGGCAACCGACAGTACGGCCAGTACGACGCCGAGCGCAGGGATGCCGACCAGCAGTCCGAGCGCGACGCGAAAGCCGAACAGTTGGACGCCCCGCTCGAAGTGCTGGTCGGCGTCGCGTCGAATCTTGACGCGTCGCCGTCGCAACGACTCGACGAAGACGAACTCCAGCAGCGACCCGACGGCGAGATACAGGAGTCCGAGAACGAACGCGACAGCCGCGACGGCGAGAACGACTGGCACCAACTCTTCGGGCGAGACGAACGGCGGCACGTTCGCGGGGGTCGTGGAAGAGCTAGACGAACTGCTGAACGACGCCGACGGGCCGCCGGTCCCGCCAGTCCCGCCGAGGAAGAAGACGACCAGCGCGAGTTTGAGCCACTGGCGAGCGTCGAGCGGCGCGAGAAACTGTTTCGTCACGTCGTATGCGTCACCCACTGCATCGACGGCGTACCACGACATGTACTGGTGTACGCCGCCGACCTACGAAAAGGTTGGTAGCGGAAGATGTCGAGAAAAAGTAGCTACACGTCCAGCGAGTCGCCGAGACCGCCGTCGATGAGTTGGATGAGGACCGCCGCGATACCGGTCTG
The sequence above is a segment of the Halorussus halophilus genome. Coding sequences within it:
- a CDS encoding PRC-barrel domain-containing protein; translated protein: MDGTPQEITTLVGREVYSNNGVFVGEIEDVRLNVDACAVTGLALGELNSELFTNVTEGGQGVMIPYRWVRAVGDVVLINDIIERLQQPENEEDAEVVA
- a CDS encoding helix-turn-helix domain-containing protein; the encoded protein is MTMILAEFDVNHPALRRTLAETPETRLTWERSDVVDDGRVQTLLWADGDIDAFGAALDDDPTVSTSRRLTETDERDLFRLQLAEDDELPYLYPLLVEEDALVRKLTVTASKWQFRVVFPQWQSFEQFRDFCREHDFDIEVRRLQTEATSEHSTGFPGLTDRQRELLVATIDTGYLKIPREASLSELGDHLDVSPNSASQLFRRGVKSLIEQTVYPTANGES
- a CDS encoding helix-turn-helix domain-containing protein, encoding MSVVVEFTVTADSFALGRSLGEQEGMYIELERVVPTPKSVMPFFWVRGGDVEQLERGVRDSDYIENLTALDSVGERVLYRVDWTGNYEDLVQGIVKTEGTVLVASGNSEWTFHVRFLDHERVAEFYNYCTDHDISIHIERVYSLTEESIRGRSFDLTSEQREALVLALRRGYFDTPRDVSMEELAGELDISQQAFSDRLRRGNERVLRNVLLSETI
- a CDS encoding pyridoxal phosphate-dependent aminotransferase: MFPDIEYLDWITGRPERAEFDLGSSDLRRTPPGPDEVVPPALAGLPAPPEDVTVEALLADAYDVAPENVLVTAGATHANFLAVAATLRDPSEDEGDATAGSDEESAATATDRVLVEKPGYEPLTATPAGLGATVDRFRRPTEDDYALDPGRVEGAMTADTTCVTVTNRHNPSGRRVSRETLSEVARTVADADARLLVDEVYAPFGAKPVEGAFGGPTAASLPYTVVTNSLTKFFGFGGVRLGWLIADEEFVERAQQVKYHVPAVAEPSRRLARRALAHASELAAESRDRIRANHDLLAELVATREDVSGYVADSCPFAFLAHDSADGDEVTAAAWEADTLVSPGRFFDDPEKFRVGVCQESQNMQEAVSRFGAVADELD
- a CDS encoding DCC1-like thiol-disulfide oxidoreductase family protein, producing the protein MSDYHAVLVYDGECPFCSAAASALRRLKGIGAIAWEDESAQNFLRAQFGETPFAMVFVDRDEQQVWVGREAARELCERAGMPTLVQDVVGDNYESLADAIRTVAGLDDNPDPYHGTIPLAERAESEFEELAANAWNTTEALQ
- a CDS encoding 2Fe-2S iron-sulfur cluster-binding protein; amino-acid sequence: MSSYAVTIEVPEDCDVERAGETVEIEVAADEYVLAAAREAGLWLPADCQQGWCTTCAAELLAGEVDQSHAKRYYDVDEEEDMILPCTAKPRSDLHIRACQYEEMLDHRAEHDEPPGRSKR
- the dps gene encoding DNA protection during starvation protein, with amino-acid sequence MSSDKPHGSGSVAPGDTSKRVGAEVVRERGGDPEAIREKLIDAIGAEFTTYYYYTNLRCFLAGEEDYKEITEDARLEDRAHFELVMPRVFELGGSLPNDIRDFADRASCPDAYLPDDPTPENILETLLEAERCAIRTWAEVCDMTRDCDPRTYDMAARIYNEEVDHEAWFIELLSRERDGEANPAGHFVRGEPGEAPYSTNNRMNDSA
- a CDS encoding DEAD/DEAH box helicase → MDETIEWLRGRSYYAGQVEAHETLAGRNGTFRDVDLDPRLESAFEDRGIERLYSHQAEAIEAVRDGENVVLATPTASGKSLAYTVPAVERAMDHGGRTLYVAPQNALINDQEETLSELERDLGFGSRVSVAQYTGRLDKAEKRAVRDRQPTVVLTNPEMLHYALLPYSYRLWDWFFKGLETVVLDEVHEYRGVFGSHVSLLLRRLRRVCERYDADPEFVCCSATIGNPVEHAASVTGCTESSFRLVSDDQSETGDTHWLLWNPPEYEDPEAGGARRRSNHSEAKQLFADLVSKGYQTLTFTRARQAAERYAMESADRLRERGQKDLANEVTAYQASLGDDRRGEIEDGLHDGSVSGVWSTNALELGVDIGGLDAVLLDGYPGTRMAAFQQAGRAGRGDDASLVVMVAGEDQLDQYLMGNPDDFFAGNPERAVVNPENDQLVPDHVRSAAQETWLKPDDDRFFGEEFPDLVADLESAGELERRDTAEGVRWTYDGGGSPQHEMSLRSIDDREVNLVDRRNGETIATLAFDDALKDAHPGAIYYHQGQAYEVVDLDLGKEIAELSPTWADYYTKVLHEKTITVEEDLREKELLVRPDVPVRFAEVTMRKQITGFERIDRASGETLGEGTVDLPETTLTTKALYFTVPNDVEQTMREDGDFNGGIHAAEHGMISLFPLELLCDRGDIGGLSTPMHPHTGKSTIFIYDGYPGGVGLTREGYESVEDLMMQTARMIAACDCGAVGGCPACVQSPHCGNANDPLDKVQAQYLLEQLTGIDAEE
- a CDS encoding thioredoxin family protein, with amino-acid sequence MSDGEDIDKVRERKKRALMQENGLGAPPAPVYVDGSQNFRKTVNAHEVVLIHYYAGRGAGQRLHPVVESVARETFAAVAKVNVVRLQKLALEQGVEGTPTFDLFVDGERVEREEGALDKEELTALVREYAE
- a CDS encoding DUF7552 domain-containing protein; this encodes MAATLPTLREKLDKLTAEDGDFAVACADTGDSPVPLTGTRFESEDDAQKAAELAHAYREQLRETDPDLPERSLTVYETASDPITLVSTREPADGRRENGLPRSSRSVTLSGDDEHEWLRMDNAPLVHVSHDGDPLDDAAIERQLDAKL
- a CDS encoding DUF7260 family protein, which translates into the protein MSVELRTHAAIERATAERERVEEKAAAFRQFDERVQAVSATGGASTGGVSANATVSNAVTPSGAQQSPVGTTLSVGSSSRSSTDATDTVREAFAATILPYAEVETTQNALADELSTDLAAALSPAAGGFAPGLKKQLLARVSERRRECQLLSDAIETERERLEPIAEELDAITSWVAEADETPLLQLGFEELRSRHDHLDAHRETCEELAHERQTAIRGTRNDGLTGIRQRELLDLLYEDFADDNPVLADIARLDDLLAECQRAVRRHLCARV
- a CDS encoding DUF7544 domain-containing protein, which produces MSWYAVDAVGDAYDVTKQFLAPLDARQWLKLALVVFFLGGTGGTGGPSASFSSSSSSSTTPANVPPFVSPEELVPVVLAVAAVAFVLGLLYLAVGSLLEFVFVESLRRRRVKIRRDADQHFERGVQLFGFRVALGLLVGIPALGVVLAVLSVAGGGPFRVSLLTLAVLAPLLVLLGFFVALVDGFTTNFVVPTMIQRNAGVLDGWRTFWRTLREQWRQFGVYVLVRFVLSMAVGLLASIVGGVVGAVLFAPLAVFGVVFLPAVGGIEALFSNSLALAVAGLLLVGYVVTLLAVLAIVLVPVQTYLRYHSLLVLGDANSSLDLIPDLRRKIRSR